The proteins below come from a single Penaeus monodon isolate SGIC_2016 chromosome 23, NSTDA_Pmon_1, whole genome shotgun sequence genomic window:
- the LOC119587689 gene encoding uncharacterized protein LOC119587689: MTTSFPVATRAWDEARPYLMNRRASELDESLTWLRGCEGSPTRDSLCSTEESGDESRLLPDSFDADILHVMGFGHAEGAVGAPDASGTRATDTHGNHVRYLISNDEEYLASLDQTLRDYREMYKKTPPHIRQHFDLVFKQVGLINAFQLLLHDAIKEASRNLTLLAEVFRNVQFEVYRGYMIMTPTVQKELYRYSSHFDEHFPNLKRNILKPSMRLNFYAMALDGLKKHGTEDEKMELQRSIDFLNQLKRQANTEITLATVVNSPVDLRLGGDMLFIGELSCLSGGTLQKKKYSMILFENMLVIVSSKMSYFKYKIHYRSEQLYDVEPYGPNDFLLSVLSEGQLQVIPLKFKAKSTALRDQWVAELQKTISKNNPSPYESPHSQIISGNTFGLLMPLSLFSVYPQLRITLEDTRAPEETKPIEEVCQKLIRTEKSFIKNLSTLLHPEVLPPPESLHVLLGKFLSVYSTSILPELEQALATSAYELMSCLMRKLDNMEIYSDYLLIRSQLTLRLERDVRAKLYISPVQHLECYILWLREVALNDKYRDIAQRIERRLYDYIMNAQIRLLTEAIRNGRVDFRRSGNLIRNDAVDVKTRKKGVPYGTYQALLFQKVVIITKAKPPFYDYIWDIWLDQVNLGPPCSDAASFKLEVRQGGGREPITYEFHAASEEVKQEWIRCLQHELVLQAEKIRRRSASHF, encoded by the exons GAATCGCCGCGCCAG TGAGCTGGACGAGTCGCTGACGTGGCTGCGGGGCTGCGAGGGCTCGCCCACGAGGGACAGCCTGTGCTCCACCGAGGAGTCGGGCGACGAGTCGAGGCTGCTGCCCGACTCCTTTGACGCCGACATCTTGCACGTGATGGGGTTCGGTCACGCCGAGGGCGCCGTGGGCGCGCCCGATGCCTCGGGGACGAGGGCGACAGACACTCACGGCAACCACGTGCGCTATCTCATCAGCAACGACGAGGAGTACTTGGCGTCCCTCGACCAGACGCTCCGCGACTACCGGGAAATGTACAAGAAGACGCCGCCCCACATCAGGCAGCACTTCGACCTTGTCTTCAAACAAGTGGGACTCATAAACGCCTTTCAGCTTCTCCTCCACGACGCTATAAAGGAAGCTTCGAGAAACCTAACTCTGCTGGCCGAAGTGTTCAGAAACGTTCAGTTCGAAGTTTACAGAGGATACATGATAATGACGCCGACGGTACAAAAAGAACTGTACCGCTATTCGTCTCATTTTGACGAACACTTTCCAAATTTGAAGAGAAATATCCTCAAGCCGTCCATGCGACTCAATTTCTACGCCATGGCGCTTGACGGTCTCAAGAAGCACGGTACCGAAGACGAGAAAATGGAACTTCAGCGTTCCATTGACTTCCTGAACCAACTCAAGCGCCAAGCCAACACCGAGATCACTCTGGCCACCGTCGTCAATAGCCCCGTCGACCTGCGGCTGGGCGGCGACATGCTCTTCATCGGCGAGCTCTCCTGTCTGAGCGGAGGAACTCTCCAGAAGAAGAAATACAGCATGATACTCTTCGAAAACATGTTAGTCATCGTGTCATCCAAGATGTCCTATTTCAAGTATAAGATTCACTACAGATCAGAACAGCTTTATGACGTCGAGCCTTATGGCCCTAATGATTTCCTTCTGTCTGTTCTGTCCGAGGGACAGTTGCAGGTAATACCACTGAAGTTTAAGGCAAAGAGCACAGCCTTGCGGGATCAATGGGTCGCCGAACTGCAAAAGACCATTTCAAAAAATAACCCGTCTCCATACGAGAGCCCGCACTCGCAGATCATCTCAGGTAATACATTTGGCCTCCTCATGCCGTTGAGCCTCTTCTCAGTGTATCCTCAGCTCAGAATAACGCTAGAGGATACCCGAGCACCTGAAGAGACCAAGCCCATCGAGGAGGTCTGCCAGAAATTGATCCGCACGGAAAAGTCGTTCATTAAGAATCTATCGACGCTGTTGCACCCGGAGGTCCTCCCGCCGCCCGAGAGCCTGCATGTCCTCCTTGGAAAATTCCTTAGTGTCTATAGTACAAGCATCCTCCCGGAGCTTGAACAGGCTCTAGCAACCAGCGCTTATGAATTGATGTCATGTCTCATGCGGAAATTGGACAACATGGAGATCTATTCAGATTATCTCCTTATAAGAAGTCAGCTCACACTTAGGCTCGAAAGGGATGTTCGGGCAAAGCTGTACATCTCTCCCGTGCAGCATCTGGAGTGCTACATCCTCTGGCTGCGTGAGGTCGCCCTCAACGATAAGTACCGCGACATCGCCCAGAGGATTGAGAGGAGGCTGTATGACTACATAATGAACGCGCAAATCCGATTGCTGACGGAGGCCATCAGGAACGGCCGCGTGGATTTCCGCAGGAGTGGCAACCTGATCCGCAACGACGCCGTGGACGTGAAGACGCGCAAGAAGGGCGTCCCTTACGGCACATACCAGGCGCTGTTGTTCCAAAAGGTGGTTATCATCACCAAGGCTAAGCCGCCCTTCTACGACTACATCTGGGACATTTGGCTCGACCAGGTCAACCTCGGGCCGCCTTGCAGCGACGCCGCCAGTTTCAAGCTCGAGGTGCGTCAAGGCGGCGGCAGGGAGCCCATTACGTACGAGTTCCATGCCGCGAGCGAGGAGGTTAAGCAGGAGTGGATTCGGTGCCTTCAGCATGAGCTCGTCCTTCAGGCTGAGAAGATTCGG CGTCGCTCAGCGTCGCATTTCTGA